In one Roseburia intestinalis L1-82 genomic region, the following are encoded:
- a CDS encoding PrgI family protein, giving the protein MVIEVNKDIDRYQESVAMGLTARQLIFSIASVVVGGGIVLLLYKYIGLTGSAYVAIPCVAPIALGGFYSFNGMNFYEYMGKKLHFMFGNRALTYVSTEGEPAIKQLEAEQNEQVKKKGRKAEPETVTADSAVKKQEEFEAMKKKTRNMLLGLVAVIVAAAAGIAAYKAMH; this is encoded by the coding sequence ATGGTAATCGAAGTAAACAAGGATATTGACCGCTATCAGGAATCGGTTGCAATGGGACTTACTGCAAGGCAGCTTATATTTTCCATTGCAAGCGTAGTGGTTGGTGGCGGTATCGTCCTTCTTCTTTACAAGTATATCGGTCTTACGGGTTCTGCTTATGTGGCAATTCCCTGTGTGGCACCGATTGCACTTGGTGGTTTCTATTCCTTTAACGGGATGAATTTCTACGAGTATATGGGAAAGAAACTGCATTTTATGTTTGGAAACAGGGCACTTACTTATGTGTCAACTGAGGGAGAGCCTGCAATAAAGCAGTTAGAAGCAGAACAGAATGAACAGGTAAAGAAGAAAGGCAGAAAGGCTGAACCGGAGACGGTAACAGCTGATTCGGCTGTAAAGAAGCAGGAGGAGTTTGAAGCGATGAAGAAAAAGACAAGAAATATGCTGCTTGGTCTTGTTGCAGTCATTGTGGCGGCAGCAGCAGGCATTGCAGCATATAAGGCGATGCATTAG
- a CDS encoding DUF4313 domain-containing protein produces MDNEKKQVTYNSSITGETQVTFDIQQYMNNRAMFIGLMCNEDGYEEPFGDVTVNLSVAAPNYCGYLNVNDMPDIEKFITDNDLGEFTGFTQRSGFCEYPLYLFNVDKLRELCPDGMDKYEANIGMTRKPETKDLSR; encoded by the coding sequence ATGGATAATGAAAAGAAACAGGTTACTTATAATTCAAGTATAACCGGAGAAACGCAGGTGACATTTGATATCCAGCAGTATATGAATAACAGGGCAATGTTTATTGGTCTTATGTGTAATGAAGATGGATATGAGGAGCCTTTTGGGGATGTGACTGTGAATTTGTCGGTTGCAGCACCAAATTACTGCGGATATCTGAATGTGAATGACATGCCGGATATTGAAAAGTTTATTACAGATAACGACCTTGGAGAGTTTACAGGATTCACGCAAAGGAGCGGTTTCTGCGAATATCCGCTTTATCTGTTCAATGTAGATAAGCTTAGAGAACTGTGTCCGGATGGAATGGATAAGTATGAGGCAAATATCGGAATGACAAGAAAGCCGGAGACAAAGGATTTATCAAGATAG